A genomic stretch from Ooceraea biroi isolate clonal line C1 chromosome 3, Obir_v5.4, whole genome shotgun sequence includes:
- the LOC105277180 gene encoding odorant receptor 13a, whose product MSSVCVSVEYGLRLVGIWPGTSYAILRKFFYISLMAIFQILQYRYLFLNFGEDLSLLMDVLSANLAYSLLLIKLISFSLNTRLFDETITCMVEDWKERDISDKHTMTRMACISRRYSNLIIVLYAMSVWFYATGTLLKHKSDNQSDVRELLLKMELPFAIESSSVYTAVLITQFVHQTSAASMVGVIASMLIILVLHACGQIDIVRQKLSEITRNDIKPSEAESIMKTLIVRHQRIISFSKNIETLFSNITLIQFVSDTLLICCLGFLIVISIGVSGGSTMLIKSVLFYLVILMEAFISCFLGEYLSTKSKTIGDAAYESLWYNRTPAQNRDLLLMIMRSQKHLSLTVGKVVDLSLQQFASVLHVGGQIDILRGWLLTAFSKNSAQSMSEITLRSLITKHQQIILFSENIEDLYTYVALMILLSDTFIICCLGYVVATSLDTPNAAAILMKSLVFYITINLEVFIYCLSGEYLSAKSKMIGNAAYNALWYDIPTKQSRIVSFIILRSQKLLTITSGKIMDLSLERFTSVVKASASYLSMLLAMY is encoded by the exons ATGAGCAGCGTGTGTGTTTCTGTCGAGTACGGCCTTCGCTTGGTCGGCATATGGCCGGGCACGTCGTATGCGATTTTACGCAAGTTCTTTTATATATCCTTGATGGCGATATTTCAGATTTTGCAGTATCGATACTTGTTTTTAAACTTCGGCGAAGATCTTTCGCTTCTCATGGACGTACTAAGCGCGAATTTGGCTTATAGTCTCCTGCTTATAAAGCTGATTAGTTTTTCGTTAAATACTCG TTTGTTCGATGAAACCATAACGTGCATGGTTGAGGACTGGAAGGAACGTGACATTTCTGACAAGCACACGATGACCAGGATGGCTTGCATCTCTCGTCGATACTCCAATTTGATAATCGTCTTGTACGCGATGTCGGTGTGGTTCTATGCGACTGGAACTCTGCTGAAGCACAAAAGCGACAATCAGTCCGACGTTCGAGAGCTCCTCCTTAAAATGGAATTGCCCTTTGCGATTGAGAGCTCATCAGTATATACAGCTGTCCTCATTACGCAATTCGTTCATCAAACGAGCGCAGCTAGTATGGTGGGCGTAATAGCTTCTATGCTGATAATATTG GTTTTACACGCGTGCGGACAAATTGATATAGTGCGGCAAAAACTGAGTGAAATCACGCGGAATGATATCAAGCCAAGTGAAGCAGAAAGCATCATGAAAACGTTGATCGTTCGACATCAAAGAATTATTTCCTTCTCCAAGAACATCGAGACTCTCTTCTCAAACATTACGCTTATACAGTTCGTATCGGACACTCTGCTCATCTGTTGCTTGGGATTTCTCATCGTAATC TCTATTGGTGTCTCAGGCGGATCGACGATGTTAATAAAGTCCGTATTATTTTACCTTGTCATTCTCATGGAAGCATTTATATCTTGCTTTCTCGGGGAGTATCTCAGTACAAAA AGCAAAACGATCGGCGATGCAGCTTATGAGTCACTCTGGTACAACCGGACACCAGCACAAAATCGGGATCTCCTCCTCATGATCATGAGATCGCAGAAGCACCTGTCGCTCACGGTCGGGAAGGTCGTGGATCTCTCCTTGCAGCAATTTGCCAGT GTACTTCACGTGGGTGGTCAGATCGATATTCTTCGGGGATGGTTGTTGACAGCATTCTCTAAAAATTCGGCGCAATCAATGAGTGAAATTACGTTGCGATCACTAATCACGAAGCACCAGCAGATTATCCTATTTTCAGAGAACATCGAAGATCTTTATACGTACGTTGCATTAATGATACTCTTATCAGACACGTTCATCATATGCTGTTTAGGATACGTTGTCGCCACT TCGCTCGACACACCCAATGCTGCCGCGATTTTGATGAAGTCCTTAGTGTTCTACATCACGATAAATCTTGAAGTGTTCATATACTGCCTCTCCGGGGAATATTTGAGTGCTAAG AGCAAAATGATCGGAAATGCGGCATACAATGCTCTCTGGTATGACATCCCCACTAAACAGAGTCGGATTGTATCGTTTATTATCTTAAGATCACAGAAATTATTGACGATTACTAGTGGAAAGATCATGGATCTGTCTTTGGAACGTTTCACCAGC GTTGTAAAAGCATCAGCATCATATTTGTCGATGCTACTGGCGATGTATTGA
- the LOC113561623 gene encoding uncharacterized protein LOC113561623, with amino-acid sequence MRTTTLSRLIRIGLHIFGVWPYVSSTVLFRLYWIVMLSTAQVFQYRYVVVNIHMDDFSQFMDGVSSAMASSLLFIKLIILWINQRVLCYRKYRKLRNEKVL; translated from the exons ATGAGGACGACTACGCTTAGCAGATTAATCAGAATTGGTCTGCACATTTTCGGTGTGTGGCCGTATGTATCATCTACCGTGCTGTTTAGATTGTACTGGATCGTAATGCTGAGCACAGCTCAGGTTTTTCAGTATCGCTACGTGGTGGTGAACATTCATATGGACGATTTCTCCCAATTCATGGACGGAGTGAGCAGCGCAATGGCATCTTCTCTCCTCTTCATCAAACTCATTATCCTGTGGATTAATCAGCG agttctctgctatcgaaaataccgtaaactcagaaatgaaaaagttctttaa